ACTTATATTATCTAATTTAATTAAATTGTTATTTGTCGATTTAAGTATTCATCGAGATCAAATTATATTGTATTTTCACTAATTTTTTATTGTATTTATGTGTTATATTTTGTTTTCCAAACTGTTTTTAATTTATTATGTATTACAACGATATTCCAAATATCTTATTATTGTCATGACGAACAGTGGAACGATCCCAAGACTATTTTGATTATATAATCTCAGTGGGCAAAGATCAATATTTTAGTACTAATCAAGCCCTACACGATCCATTTTGTAGAGAGATTTACGAAGCCTAGGAGTGATGAAAACTTCAAGAGGAGTGGCTTTAAGATTGAGCAACCCACTGTTTTCGGTCATATCCACTTCTTGGCTTGATGGTCTTACCACATCGAAGCTTTGTAATAACCTTGCCAGGATATATTGCACCATCCTCAGGCCAAGGGGGATTGCAGGGCACGCCTTCCGTCCCAACCCGAATGGCAACAGCTTGTAATTCCGCCCACTGATATATACTTTTCTATTTACTGTCAAGAACCTCTCTGGCTCAAAGCTTTCGGTATTGGACCAAAGACTCGGATCCCTATGAATTTTCCACGCATTTACGAGCAGCTGTGTCCCTAATTTATGGACATGAAATAAGATTATGTTTTGAACAAAAAAAAAGTATGCACGCGATTAGAGAATGGGACTACAACAATTTGTAAGTAATTTATGCGCCTTTAATAGCAATAAGCAATCTAGTTTTAGAGTAGTATCTCGGAGTATCTTAGGTCACACATATATCTCTTAAAATTCTAGGTTCCTTATAATATGTTTGATTAATAGCTTGAAGTAGCTAACTGATCACTGTTTATATAATTTGAATCCACATCTTTTTAGTTTCAACTTATGGAAGACTACCTGCAGGAACATGAAACTTTCCATTAGCAATGTCGAAAGCTTCCGTCACATCTCTATAAGCGACGAGAGTGACTGGTGGGTATAAACGGAGGGTCTCCTTTATAACTGCTTGAAGGTAAACCAAATCTTTGAGGTCGGACTCTTCCACGAATCTATCTTTTCCAGTTGTCCGGTTAAGCTCCTCCTGAGCTTTCCTCAACGCGTGCGGGTTGTTGACGAGTAGCGAAACGGCCCAAACAAGAACCGCAATGGTCGTAGCACTCCCTGACATAACCAAGTTCTAGGTTCACGCAAATAACAGATTATTAGTTCATATCCTTTTTAAACTACATATATATGGGATATATAAAGGTCTTACAAGGCAGATGGCCTTGGTTGTTGTATGAGCATCATCAAGAGGCAGGGTCTTTTGTTGTTCAAATATGTCGATGAGTAGATCCAAGAAAGTCTTTTCAAAGCCCTCACCAGAATCCTTCCTCTTCTTCTTGTGCTCATCAACCCAAGCTTCGAGAACTTCATCGATCTCACTACCCGTTTTCTTCATGTCCCTCTTAATCCTCCACTCCAACCAACCAAGAGGCGGTATGAAATCCGAAAACAAAAAGATCCCCATGTAATCAGTACAGTCTTGTAACAGCTTCCTACATCTCATCGCCTCTTGGATCTCGCAGTTAAGGCTTTTTCCGTAATATTTCTTCCCCACGATCGTCATCAGCGAGATATTTTTGGTTAGATCATGCAACTCTTGCCCTATATCCACCAACAATCCTTTTTGAGACTCACCCTTCTGCTCCCATCTACGGTACAACTCTATGAACGCTACATCAACCTCTCTGGCTCTGATATGCATGTGCATGTCAATGACTGAGGGACACAGAATCTCAGATACAGCTAGTTTACGCATCTCTCCCCAATAAGAAATATCAGTGCTAAACGACAAGGACAAGTCGTTGTAGCACAGAAGCTTAGACGCAGTGACAGCTGGCTGGTTTAAGACCTTGTCGTGGACAGTGTAGATCTCTTCGGCGATTTCTTGGTTGTTTATGATAAGGGTGTTCACAGAGCCAACTTTAGTCATGAACACTGGTCCGTACACGTCAGATAGGTCGGCAAGCGTAACGTGAGTCGGCTGTCCGTTGTCAAAGGCCCTTAAATGGCCTATAATCGGCCATGCTCCTGCGGCCATAGGTGGCAAACGTTTTTTGTTCTTAGGAATAAACAAAGACTTGATTAATATGTAGGAAAAAGAACAGAGAGAAACAATAGAGAGGAGAAAAATCTGAACTAGATCCATATTTGGCTGTATTTGATTCAAGCTCCTGTATTACTTAGATTGGTTGTTTATATATACAGAAAGAGCTTTATGATCGTATATTAATAGGATCCAAAAGGTATTTAACCCGGTTGGTTTTAAAATTTCCTACCAACTATTTGCAATTGAAATACCAATATGAGCATTAGGTAATGGTGGTGTGTGTGTTTTTAATATTCTTGGAACTGAATTTCAGTCCAATGTCCAACATTTTGAGAGTAATAATTTACGTTTGTAACTAGACGAAGTGTATATGTTCACGAAAAATTCGTCTGAGCAAAAAATAAATAAAATATAGTTAAGTGTTTAACTAAGAAGCAAAGAGCCTCTATTATTATTATTTCAATATATACTATATTACCTTCATTTACCGATTAATGAATGTATAAGTTTTCTTTTTCTTTAGTTACCAATCACCACCGTTTCTTCCAATCCACCATCACTCCCTCTCCATTAAATTTTTTGATTGTGTTAGTCTTTACCACCATAGCCAGCATCGTCATTTCTTTTAATTATTAACCAAATATAACGTTTTTGTATGTTTTTCATGTTTAGTGTTGCCTCGCCTTCATTTCTATCACCACTTCTTCCTTTGTAACACCATCACCTCTTTTGTAATCGTCTATCATTTCCTCCAATACCACATTCATCACTCGACCACCATCACTGTAGTCTGCAGCTTTTTCCACGGGAACCACCACCAAATCTGTAACCTACTAACCTCCGCTATATCTTTCTTATTCACCACTATAAATTTCTACCTAACCAACATTATATCTTAGTGTTGTAACAGTGAAATTTATGTCTACCATTTTTTTTAATTTTGGACATACATATTATAGTAATTTGAACTATTTCTAATTTTATTAAGATGCACTATACCATTTAGTATTTTCTATTCTATTTTTATTTGTATGTTTTCACATGATATGCCTATAATTTTATTTTTATGTTGTTTAATGTTCTGTAAGATACTATTTTTCTAGTATAACATTCTATTTGTTATTACCATTAATTTGTTACATACCATTAAGTTTATTCCATACCATTTCGTGATCTCGGTAACAAAAGACCACCGAGCTTCTTCTATATCCAAGTCATTTCTTTTCTAATTCACAACATCATCGTTGCAACTAACTACTACCACGGCCACTCTGAACACCACCATGCACATACGAAGCCTCCGTTACATATTAAAAATTAACCTAAGTTCAACACACCTCTGTTTTTTTCAAAAAACTGCATCTATATATACTATAATATTGGTGTCTAAGAACGAACGATATGTCACTCTCGTATAGCCATGCAAAATTATTTATTCCAAGAGAGAGAAACTTTTGTGCTTATATTCCGTACTAGGAACGGTCAAAGATTTCGGGTTAGGTTTGGGTCTATTTGGATTTTGGATGTTTAGGCTCAAAACTTTTAGTCTCATCCGGATATTTATAAATTTTGGTTCGGATTCAGTTCACATCTTTCTTCGGTTCGGGTTCGGATAACTCATTTAAATTTTTTTAAAATTTTAAAATTCATTATATACTTTAAATTTCTTAAATCTATAAAAAGTAATATATTACATATAAATTTGAATTACATATGTCAAAATACCTAAACTTAACATATAAATTAGTTTGGTTTCAATATTTGAATATAAAATCAATAGAAATTTCAAATATTTTTGGTGTTTTGAATATATATTAGCTACTTTAGACATTTAATTTTGACTATTTGTATATATTTTAACTATTTTAGACAACAAGAAAGTATCTTATATATTTTGGATGTTTTTAATATACATTAAATCTAAAAATAATTAATATATTTAGGTATATAAATCTATTTTGGATATATTCGGATACCTGAAATACTTCGGTTCGGATCGGATTCGGTTTTGGTTTTCTAGATACCAAAATTCTGAATCCGTTCGAATATTTTGGATTGGGTTTGGTTCGGTTATTTCGGTTTTTTACCCATCCCTAGTCGAAATAATTCTTTAACAAAAAAAAAGATCAAAATAGTTAATTTTATATCTTAATCTTTTTAAGAGCATTTTTATCCCCACCCCATATTTTATTTCAAAACATAATGAAAAATAGATTAATAAAAAAATAATAATAACATTATTCTATTTTTTCATTCTATTTTAGAGAAAAATATGGAGTGGGATGAAAATGTCTTAAGAAATATATATTTTGTAAGTATACTTAAAAAGAACATAATTTCTTTTTAAATCTCATACAATAGCATGTAATTTTTGATTAGTGAAACAACTGGTATGCAATAACTGTTTCCCTTGTCCCCTAAATGATTTTTTTTCCTCCTCTACATGAGTTTAGTGAATGATATATATTGTAAAAATATGTGCAAGAAAACCTATTTTTGGTGTTTAACATTTATTGTTTCTATAAATTTTTTGATGTAACTTGATTGTTCAATTAAATTTTAGTTAATTTTATATGATTGTGTTGTAATTTTCGATAAAATATATCAAAAACATAGTTTTAAAATATTACTTATGACAATATAGTTAGTTAGACCGGCACTGCGCGAGATGCACATGAAGTCATGAACACAGTATATGATTTATGTAATAATTGCCTTCAAAAAGCCATACGCCTTGACACTCGTCGTATTTTCTCACGTCACGTGCTGTGCGTCTCAGGTGTGTTGGAACTTTCAAGAACTTGCACTTTCGTAAGCTGTGCGCATGCAAATTGGTTTTAGAAAAAATGTTCATGCAAATTGACATGCGTCCAATTCATTTCATGCAGACCTGCTAAAATACCACCAAAAATAACATAACTAGAATAAAGCGGTAAAATAACTTATGCTTCAGATCAACTTCGAAATGTTATAAGTATGTTTTATTCCATATATGATGTTTGGTGAACAAAGATAACAGGAACACAGATAGAGTTTTATTTGCTAGTCGTAAGTTTATAACTCTTATCCTCTTAATTTTTGTTGCCTTTAATCTCTGAGATAATAGACATAGTCTCGGATGAACAAGACTTAGGTTCACTCCTAGAGTGAACCTTTAAATTCACATCTCCTCTTATTACCAATCAAAATTTCACCTAAATTAATAACAAAATAGATTAATTTTATTTAAAAAAGTTTGAAATAACTGAAAAAAAATAACGTCAATTTTAATGATACTAATGCCACTAACTAAACCTTAAACTTCAAATTTATACCCTAAACTCAAATCCTAAACCCCAAACCCAAACCGTAAACCCTAAACCCACTATCTCTGGAAACCAGGGAACAGAGTAGCTTCTTATACCTTCTCTACTGCGGATACTTGGGAAGCTTTGCACCCACAGGGGGAAACAGTTTTCTGGCACCGCCAAGTTTGGTTTCAAGGGAGGATACCGAAACATGCTTTTATTACTTGGGTGATTGCTCGCAACAGGCTGGGAACAAGAGACAGAATGCGGAGTTGGGGCCTGCAAGTGCCGGCAACTTGCATTCTATGCAATGCGGCGGATGAGACGAGGCAACACCTCTTCTTTGATTGCCCTTATAGAACTGAGGTGTGGACATTTTTTTGCTCAAGATTGAATCTCCACCCTCCTGCTTTGTTTGAAGATGGACTTAGATGGCTTAGAAACCTATCGCCTGATGAGTTTGTGATGCTGATCGCTAAGCTTGTGTTCCAGGCAGCCTTGTATAGTATTTGGAAGGAGAGAAATGTTCGAATTCATAATCAAGCTTTCCGACCAGCCCAAGCCGTGATTCTTGAGATGAAGCAAACCATACAAGCCCGCTTGGATCCCTTGTCAAGAGCTAGCAACTCTAGGAGGACTGATACCACCTTATTAGGTACTTGGTTTAACTTTTTCTAGCAGGGGAAAATAAGAAGTAGAAGAAGAAGGTGAGGTATTTTTGAATTTTGAAGATTGGTGGAGAGTTGGAGCGGTGAAAAAGTGAAGAAGAGTCGAGGTAGTTCAGCAGTTTCTTTTCTTTCTTTGTATAGTTAAGGTTTTGAAAGTTTCATCCCGGTTTGTGGGCGCCTTATAGGTGTAAAGTTGTAGCTCTTTCTTTTTTTTTAATAAAAAAAAAAAAAAAAAACCCTAAACCCAAACCCTATATCCTAAACCCAAATCCTAAACCCTAAACCCAAACCGTAAACCTTAAACTCAAACCCTATATCATAAACCCAAATCATAGACTCTAAACTTAAACCATATATATATCCTATATCCAAACCTAATCCCTACCCCCTAAACTCAAATTGTAAACCCTGAACCTAAATCCTATATCCTAAAGGTTTGAGTTAATGTTGATGTTGTTTCTTTAGCGTTTAAAATTTGGGTTTAGAGTCTAGGTTAGGGTTAAGGATCTAGGGTTTGAGTTTAAGGTGTAGGGTTTGGGTTTAGAGTTTACGCTTTGGGTTTAGGGTTTAAGATTTGGGTTTAAGATATAGGGTTTGAGTTTAGGGTTTAGAGTTTGGGTTTAGAATTTAGGGTTTAGGGTGTAGATTTAAGGTGTAGGGTTTAGAATTTAAGATTTACGGTTTAGTTAGTGGCGTTAGCGTTATTAAAATGAGCGTCATTATTTTTTTTGAATTATTTAAAAAAACATTTTTAAAAAAATAATGTATTTTATTATAAATTTATGTGCTATTTTGATTGGTAATAAGAGGATAGGTGAATTTAAAGGTTATGAGTCAGACGAAATCTCCGTCTTGGACGAAATCTCGGTCTTAGTAACTTTCACGAACGCAACCTCATACGCTCATCGCAATATGATACGCTGTCTATCTTTTTCATTCCATTTTATTTATTATTAAAAATGGTATTATATAACAAAATCTCTGCAGTTGTTTATTTCATCCAAATTTAAACAATTCTACACGTCAATAAGATGATCAATTATAATATAGATTTAAGCTTAATTCCATCCACCATTTGCTAGTTGTTTGTCTGTATTTTCTATAATGAGTCAACTTTGTCTTTACTAATAAAATGGGCATGTGCTTCACGAGCTCTATTTTTAAGTCATTTAGCTATGTAACCTTGTTGACCAAATTAAATTACAAATTTAATGTCTTCTAAAAGTGTTACGAATGTAGGTTCTAGACCATTTTTACCAAAATAAACCATAAGCTACTAGTGTTTAAAATTACATAAACTAATCGTCTAACAATAGTGATGTTTATTTGGCAGACGCAGCTATCTGCAGCTGCGGCTATTTTTTTATAAAGTTTGTTCGTTTGGCAGACATATGTAGTTGCAGACATAGGTAGTTGCGTTTGAAGGCTGCATCCGAACGCTGCATCTAGTGTCTATAAAATTTGAACACTGAAAAAATCAGCGTTTGCAACTAAAAATTCCTTGTTTATAAACTAATTACTCTTTTGTCTTTAAAATATTTTAGTATTTACAAAACAAATCTTAACCTAATTGACGCAGACGCAGCTTGATCATTCCATCTCACGCCCACAAACTTCCTCATATCTCACTACAAGAAAATATGAGCATAATGACAATAAATTTAGTTGTTATTTCGTTGTAATATGCCAATTAAGACCAACTAACGACGAAATAAAAATCTTTGTTAACATCTCGTCGTATGGACAAATCATCGTAACGTGCTCGTAATATTTACAACTAATAATATATGTCGTTATTTCGACGTGAAAGTATTCGTCGTAAATAAGACATAGCCTTACGTTCTTTTTCTTAGTCTTGGTCATTACATTTGGACATTAAAGGTAGTATATATTACGAATAATTAGCATCAATCTTTGTCGTAAAAGGGTCGTAATCTTTACGACGACTTTACATAAAAAAAATCGAAGTTAATTCGTCGTAATATGTACTACCATATTATGTCGTATGAATATAATTTTGAGAAAATTATATTTAAAATTTTAAATTATAAATGTATAAAATTAAAAAAATTATTTAAATTTTTAAAAATCTTGAATTTGGAAAATTTTAAAGAAAAATCTAATATATCATAAAACATAATATCCAAAATATAATAATATTCAAAATACAAAACCAAAATAAAACCTAGTTATTAAGGTTGATGTCATCGAAGAGTTGAGAACTATGGTGCTCGGTCTGTTGCTCTAGATCTATCTCACGCAGACCTTGAGCTCACTCATCTCCATCTCCACTTCACCTCGAGCTCTCTCATCTCCATCTCCATCTCACCTCGAGCTTTCTCATCTCCATCTCACGCAGCTATGAGCTCTCTTCTCTGACGCAGCCACGAGCTCTCTCATCTCCATCTCCACTTCACTTCGAGCTCTCTCATCTCAATCTCACGCAGCTATGAGCTCTCTTCTCTGACGCAGCCACGAGCTCTCTCATCTCCATCTCCACTCCACCTCGAGCTCTCCCATCTCCATCTCCATGTCACCTCGAGCTTTCTCATCTCCATCTCACGCAGCTATGAGCTCTCTTCTCTGACGCAGCCACGAGCTCTCTCTTCTCCTCCGATTTGGGTTTCAAGCATCATTGAGGTAACTGTCTCTTGCCTCTGTTTTTGTGTTTCATATGTACTTTTGAGAATGGGTTTTGGATCCAAGATCAAAGAGAATTTGTTCTGATGCTTTAGTTCATAACTAAGACAAGAAGTAGCTGATTGTGATGGTCTATGTTCTAAAGCATTTAGGATATGGAATGCGTTAGATGGGTTTGTGTCTGATGGGGATGGTTAACTGATGCTTTAGTTCATAACTATCAGTTATACTATAAACTGAAGCCATGTACAGATTGACCATCCTTAGTTCCAAAAAGATAGTTATACTATAAACTAAGGTGGGGGTATTGAATTTAGAAATTTGAGAGAATTAAAGGGAATTATAGTTTCCATTAAATTTCACTGTTATTCAATTATTGAATTCATCAATTCTTTTAAATTCTTGTGTTATTGGATTAAGCATTTGTAATCATTCTTTTATTTACTTTAAATTATGTTGTTATTCAATATTTGATAGATTTTGTAGTAATGTTATTTGATAAGCATTTAATGGAATATGTCCTACAGAAATGCAAAAAGCCAATTATTTGCCTCTAAGGAGAGATTTGTTATGCTCATGGGAATCTGCATTTCACGAACTCATGTCCTATCATTTTTCACTCTGCGTTTCATGAACTTACGTAAAAACAAAAGAATTGAAATAACATAATTTTTTCAATGGTTTTTTTTTGAAAAAGGACTAATCTTTTTTCTGATGTTTTCATAAAATCCCTAGAAAATAGCATTTATTATAAAGTACTAGTTACAAAACTTCAAACTGGTGTTGACAATATATTCTAATCAAATAATCTAATATAAAATCCCAACAAAATAGTACTTACCATTTTTTGAAAAATGTTCCTTTATTAGATCTATCTCTCATATAAATCCTACTCAACCATATAGCATCTAATC
The DNA window shown above is from Brassica oleracea var. oleracea cultivar TO1000 chromosome C3, BOL, whole genome shotgun sequence and carries:
- the LOC106333735 gene encoding cytochrome P450 CYP82D47-like, translated to MDLVQIFLLSIVSLCSFSYILIKSLFIPKNKKRLPPMAAGAWPIIGHLRAFDNGQPTHVTLADLSDVYGPVFMTKVGSVNTLIINNQEIAEEIYTVHDKVLNQPAVTASKLLCYNDLSLSFSTDISYWGEMRKLAVSEILCPSVIDMHMHIRAREVDVAFIELYRRWEQKGESQKGLLVDIGQELHDLTKNISLMTIVGKKYYGKSLNCEIQEAMRCRKLLQDCTDYMGIFLFSDFIPPLGWLEWRIKRDMKKTGSEIDEVLEAWVDEHKKKRKDSGEGFEKTFLDLLIDIFEQQKTLPLDDAHTTTKAICLNLVMSGSATTIAVLVWAVSLLVNNPHALRKAQEELNRTTGKDRFVEESDLKDLVYLQAVIKETLRLYPPVTLVAYRDVTEAFDIANGKFHVPAGTQLLVNAWKIHRDPSLWSNTESFEPERFLTVNRKVYISGRNYKLLPFGLGRKACPAIPLGLRMVQYILARLLQSFDVVRPSSQEVDMTENSGLLNLKATPLEVFITPRLRKSLYKMDRVGLD